From the Moraxella sp. FZFQ2102 genome, the window GCTATAACGGCAGCAGTGATGAGCCGACAGAAATTATCCTAAAAAACAATGGGCTACATACCATTATCCAAATTGACAAAACCAGCCAAATCGGTCAATCGGACAAAGCAGGCGTCAAAGATGTCATCCTAGAAGCTGCCGTAACCACCATCCAAGACCTAGAAGACTCAGTCGCTGCTGTCGATGCCGAAGAAAAAGTAGAAGGCTATCGCAACTGGCTAGGTCTGATGAAGGGTGATCTGTCTGAAGTGATGGAAAAAAATGGCAAAACCATTACCCGTACGCTGAATGCTGATCGCAGTTTTACGGATTTGTCAGGTAATACACAAACTCTGCACGGTCGCTCAGTGCTACTACTGCGTAATGTAGGTCACTTGATGACCAACCCTGCGATTTTGGTGGACGGTGAAGAGATTTTTGAAGGGATTATGGATGGGGTGATCACACCAATGCTGTCCACCATCGACATCACTGGCAAAAATACCTTGCGTAACTCTCGCACAGGCTCGATGTATATCGTCAAGCCAAAAATGCATGGCTCAGAAGAAGTTGCCTTTGCGGTGGAGTTGTTTACTCGCTCAGAAGAGCTACTCAAACTGCCAAAAAACAGCGTCAAAATGGGCATCATGGACGAAGAAAAACGCACCAGTGCCAACCTGAAAAACTGCATCTCGGTAGCTCGTGAGCGTACCATCTTTATCAATACAGGCTTTATGGATCGTACAGGTGATGAGATTCACACCGCTATGAAGGCGGGGGCATTTGTACGAAAAGGTGAAATCAAGGGTCAAAAATGGTTTGCTGCCTATGAAGATCGTAATGTCATCATCGGCCTAAAAGCAGGGCTCAAAGGCCGTGCCCAAATCGGTAAAGGTATGTGGCCTAAGCCTGATGAGCTGGCTGATATGTACCGCACCAAGATTGAGCACCCACAAGCAGGGGCAAGCTGTGCATGGGTACCAAGCCCATCAGGTGCGACCATCCATGCGATCCATTACCACAAGTGTAGTGTCGCCGAGCGTCAAGCAGCATTGCAATCTGCTCAAGTGCCGTCCATTGATGATTTGCTGACCATTCCACTGGCGACAGATACCAGCTGGAGCGATGGCGATAAGCAAAAAGAGCTTGAAAATAACTGCCAAGGTATTTTGGGTTATGTGGTGCGTTGGGTAGATTTGGGTGTTGGATGCTCAAAAGTCCCTGACATCAACAATATTGGCCTCATGGAAGACCGTGCGACCTTGCGTATCTCATCTCAGCATGTTGCCAACTGGCTGGCACACGGCATTGTCACCGAAGATGAAGTCTGGGCGGTGCTAAAACGCATGGCAAAAGTCGTTGATGAGCAAAATGCGAGCGACCCTGAATATCGCCCAATGTCGGCAGACTTTGACAATAATATCGCCTTTAATGCGGCAGCTGATTTGATCTTTAAGGGTGCAACTCAGCCATCAGGCTATACTGAGCCATTGCTGCACAAAGCACGCTTGAAATTAAAAGGCTATACTGGCGATTGATTGACGGTATGAGCACAAAACCACGATGGGGCAACTTGTCGTGGTTTTTTGCAAATTATCAAATAGCATTATAAAAATGCTTGACAAAGCCGTCAAAATGCGGTTTAATATGCACCACTTTGGCGTGATAGCTCAGTTGGTAGAGCAACGGATTGAAAATCCGTGTGTCGGCAGTTCGATCCTGCCTCTCGCCACCATATTAAGAAAGCCTTTCGAGTAATCGAAAGGCTTTTTTGTTGTGTTGCTTTCATTGTTTCTCATCTACAAACTGTTGTTGTTTGATCCATTCGCGCAAATGCTTGCATAAAAATGGCAGCACCGTACTTTGTCGATGGCGGATGTGTAGGTAATTTTCAATCAAGCCAAACACTTGTATCGGCATGTCATCACAGGGTGCAAGCTGATCAAGCTCACCTTGCAAGCCGACAACCTTTCGCATATGATTAAAGTTAGCAATCACTCCCTTTGGGCTGTCATGCAGTCCTGCGGTATAAACTTGATATTGGTGGTTATAATAAAATCCGCACGCTGCCTGTACGGTGCTTGAGTTTTGGGTTCTGAAGCTGTAATTGTACCGATAGCCATAGTTGTCATAAACCCAGTCCAAAAACACCTTGCCAGCACCTTTATATGCAATACCGATTTTATCGAATGCATCGATGGGTAAAATCGGTGCTGAATATTGGCAAATTGTCATCAGCTGCCCACGCAATTTATCAGAGATATCTGCAGTTTGAGTCAGATAATCGATCGCCCATTGTTTTTGAAAGCCAGCTTGTCGCGCCTTGGCAATATCTGTCATGATTTTGTGAATATTGTCCACATCTGCAATGGGCAGAAGATTGCTTGTACGGATCAGATAGTATTTTGGCATCATATCTCCATGCCAAATCAGCAAATGATCATCATGATGATAAACAGCAGGCATTGTACCAGTCATGACATAGCAAAGCTGCTGATACAGAAGGCTTAAATCATCAAATTGCTGATTATCCTTAGCATGGTTATCGATATCAGACTTTAGCGACCAGTGGGCAAGATGATTATCGTTGGGATTATAATCAGTGCCATGAAAGCCAACGATCTGCTTATGATAATCATCTGAAAGTGTTGGCTTGATGATTTGACAAGCTTGATTGGGTGTGTCGTCCAAGAGTAGTTTTTGTTGCTGATTTTCAAGTTTAATAAACAGCTCG encodes:
- a CDS encoding malate synthase G — its product is MATQRIQKGSFAIDKILYDFIENEALPLSNVSSDEFWAGFEAIVKDLTPKNKALLARRDELQAQIDEWHENNTYELEAYKKFLTDIGYLEPEVADFEITTENVDDEIATIAGAQLVVPVRNARYALNAGNARWGSLYDALYGFDVISEEGGADKGRGYNPVRGAKVIEFAKNFLDETYPLATGSHADATAYAIDGGVLAVTLADGTITTLKTAEQLQGYNGSSDEPTEIILKNNGLHTIIQIDKTSQIGQSDKAGVKDVILEAAVTTIQDLEDSVAAVDAEEKVEGYRNWLGLMKGDLSEVMEKNGKTITRTLNADRSFTDLSGNTQTLHGRSVLLLRNVGHLMTNPAILVDGEEIFEGIMDGVITPMLSTIDITGKNTLRNSRTGSMYIVKPKMHGSEEVAFAVELFTRSEELLKLPKNSVKMGIMDEEKRTSANLKNCISVARERTIFINTGFMDRTGDEIHTAMKAGAFVRKGEIKGQKWFAAYEDRNVIIGLKAGLKGRAQIGKGMWPKPDELADMYRTKIEHPQAGASCAWVPSPSGATIHAIHYHKCSVAERQAALQSAQVPSIDDLLTIPLATDTSWSDGDKQKELENNCQGILGYVVRWVDLGVGCSKVPDINNIGLMEDRATLRISSQHVANWLAHGIVTEDEVWAVLKRMAKVVDEQNASDPEYRPMSADFDNNIAFNAAADLIFKGATQPSGYTEPLLHKARLKLKGYTGD